A single genomic interval of Arctopsyche grandis isolate Sample6627 chromosome 8, ASM5162203v2, whole genome shotgun sequence harbors:
- the Lnpk gene encoding zinc-ribbon metal-binding protein lunapark, translating into MGLLLSRFRRKKTTFQVLEELEKEIRSIEQYGYSTEAKRRRVVGTLMAVSIGLYVLSVILFYFYFRLTSWKEILLYATPLLVFPVVIVLLRAGLSRYYEWKLHKNKSKLIDMRAEKKKILEEVMDKETYKFAKQILDKFGEPKDTVLATETPKKLLVHAPSTALVSVSPAQLRQRQVGMIANVNTLNASSALMPRSPYGPNTPSYSNELTPMKRNQLPRPVLPAGGGAFDRLVDYLVGDGPGSRFALICSKCMGHNGMALPEEFEYLSYRCAHCRWLNPARKQKPKAPPLVTTPIRTPSVPIKEKNVNSSSDSDCSYDDKKIDKVDSDTDVSVTQEEETQEEDAQSTETETADVVKNGEVVKDESATVD; encoded by the exons ATGGGACTTCTGCTGTCGCGCTTCCGG CGCAAAAAGACCACTTTTCAAGTGCTCGAAGAGTTGGAGAAGGAGATCCGGTCCATAGAGCAATATGGCTACAGCACGGAGGCGAAGAGGAGACGTGTCGTCGGCACTCTCATGGCCGTCTCGATAGGCCTTTATGTACTGTCTGTGATACTTTTTTACTTCTACTTTCGATTGACGAGCTGGAAGgagattttattatatgcgaCACCTCTATTAGTGTTCCCGGTTGT tattgtaCTTCTACGCGCCGGTCTTAGCCGATACTACGAATGGAAATTacacaaaaacaaatcaaaattgatCGATATGAGAgccgaaaagaaaaaaatcttagaAGAAGTCATGGACAAAGAGACTTATAAG ttcgctaaacaaattttagacaaatttggCGAACCAAAAGACACTGTTCTCGCGACAGAAACTCCTAAAAAATTACTCGTTCACGCACCATCAACCGCCTTAG TTTCAGTATCACCAGCTCAATTGCGACAGCGGCAAGTTGGAATGATTGCTAACGTAAACACGTTGAACGCTTCTAGTGCTCTAATGCCGAGAAGTCCGTACGGTCCGAATACACCGTCATATTCTAACGAACTCACCCCGATGAAG CGGAATCAATTGCCGAGGCCTGTATTGCCCGCCGGCGGAGGTGCTTTTGATCGTCTCGTAGACTATCTCGTCGGAGATGGTCCTGGAAGTCGATTTGCACTCATTTGCTCAAAGTGTATGGGACATAATG GCATGGCGCTCCCTGaagaatttgaatatttatcatATCGATGCGCTCATTGTCGGTGGTTGAATCCGGCGAGGAAGCAGAAGCCGAAAGCTCCTCCACTAGTCACTACGCCGATACGGACTCCGTCGGTTCCGATAAAAG aGAAAAATGTAAATAGCAGTTCCGACAGTGACTGCAGTTATGATGATAAAAAGATTGataaag TCGACTCCGACACTGACGTTTCCGTAACTCAAGAGGAGGAGACCCAAGAAGAAGATGCTCAATCGACGGAGACGGAGACGGCCGACGTAGTTAAAAATGGCGAAGTCGTCAAAGACGAGTCGGCCACCGTCGATTGA